The Moorena producens PAL-8-15-08-1 genomic interval CTTAGCCCAGGTTCATGGGGCAATGGCATACTATTTTGAGCATTGGGAAGACATTGACCGTCACACCATTGAAACGGATCGACTGGTTGAAGAAATAAAGGTAAATAATCCTACATGAAGCTTCCCCCACCTGGTAAACCGAGGTGGGGGTGTCCTATGCTAATCTAGGGCTAGCCGCAGCCCACAAATCACACAGACAAGCCCAGCTTCTAGGCGGTCGTCCAGAGCTTTTGCTGAAACGACCCTCGTTGTCATTTCTGCGAACGAGTTTAAGCACACCTCTAGCGCCGATATTGTAAGCACCGTTTAAGTCGGCATTGAATTGCTTACCTGAGGAGAAAGTTGCTAGGGCATAATTTCCTGAGTCACGTTTAACAATGCCTGAACCATCATAGGCAAGCTTTGAGGTATATGCTGCAACAACCTCTATTACTTTGCCTCCTAACTCAGCCCATTTCTCAAGCGTAAAATCGCGAATTTTTGCCTTGAGCCATCCGTGAAATCTTTGCCGAAGGTTAGACCGTTTTCGTCCCCCTTTTGGCTTCCATGCCTTAAGGTTCTCAAACACAATCGCTTCGGAGTTAAACTTTTCAGCAATCTCAACAATTCGCCTAGAGACTACATGACTGATTTGGTTGTTGATTCTTTGGCATTTTTGGTAGGTCTTAGAACAAAAACCCTTGTGAAGTCTGCCACCCTTCCCCATGGTTTTAGATGCACGCATAGATACAGACTTCAGTCGCTTGTCCCTGCGGTCTATGTCTCTCCCCGGATGGATGAAATCTCGGTGGATTACAGTGCCACTGTGGGTTACAACCGATATCGTTGCAGTAGTATTAATTCCGAGATCTACCGCTGTTACATTAGCCTCTGGTTTCCGTTTTTCTGGCTTGCAACTAAACGGAACTGACAGATGGCAAGCTCTTTCATTAAATATCAAAGATGGTGACAACATCTTATTGGTTGCCACCTGATGACGCTCTCTTAATCCGGTAATTTGAACGGTAGTCCAGACCCAGTCAGAGCCGTTAAAGACTTTGATTTCGACTTGATTGAATCGGTGTAGTTTATAGCATTGGCCTTTATATAAAGCTGGGTAACAGCCAGTGTCAGCATTCAGTTTCGGAGGACTGGCATTAGGTAGTTTCCTAGTGCCTGCTTGCCATTCTCGGTAACGGGTCACAAAACTACTAACTTGACCCGCCGCAAATGCGAGCGCAGAACGACGGTAATAGCTGGGAAATTTATAAAAAGCTTTGTTGAACTGAGGATACTTGACACTGGGACGCTTAGCTGTCTGATGCATTAGTTTCTCGACAGCAGGAGTCAGCTGATCCGCCGTTAAGTTCCCGAATTTACTCCAGTGAGTGTAAATAATACCAACCAAGTATCTGCAAGCACGACGATAGACTTTAACCGTCTCAGTGAACAGCAGACGCTGCTCACTAGTTGCGTTAAGCCTCCATTTGTCGGTGCGAATGATCTGAGTTGGTGTTTTCACAATCTCAACGGAATTGCTAATATGTCACTATATTAACCTATAGTATCACAAAATGTCAACCGCCTTTCGCTCTTTCGCTCACACTGTTTCGTTAATCAAGATTCACATAGTGTTTGTCACTAAGTACCGCCATCCAGTAATTACTGGGGACATAGAAGAGGACATCTTAGACTTGGCAAAAAGCATCTGCGAGAAAAATAACTGCATCCTTGAGGATGCCAAGGCGGACTTGGGGACAAATGATCATATCCATCTCCTAATTGATTTAGCCCCTAAGGTATCAATTTCCAAGCTTTGCAACACCCTTAAGACAGTGACCAGTAGAGAGATTAGAAAAAGATACGCAAAAGAATTGGCTCCCTATTACTGGAAGCCAGTCTTCTGGAAAAGGGGATTTAGTGCTGTTTCTTGTGGAGGAGCCCCCCTTTCGGTTCTAAAGCAATATATAGAAAACCAAGGTTACGACGATTGATTGACTTGCTCCTTAACCCCCACCTGGACGAGGTGGGGGAATGCGTCGCATTTTTGTTCAAAGTTTCAGCAAAAATGGAGACAAATCACGGGTGAAAGATAAGGGACTTGCGTTTAAAAAAAATACCAATTAAAGTAGGGTGGGCAAAGTAATATTATCTAGAAGACTCATTTGAACGAAACTGTTTTTGCCCACCCTACAAGCTCTATCTCCCACACACCCCACACCCCACACCCCACACCCTACTCCCTACTCCCTACTCCCTACTCCCTACTCCCTACTCCGCCACATTGCCTCATAAGCCTTTTCCATTTCCCTAGTAAATTCCTTACCATTCCACAAGGGGGCAGTTTGTCGAGATTGTCGCAGTTTCCAGGAAATCTGTTGTCTGAGGGCTGGGTCTTTGCCTAAGCGAATGCCCCACTCGATATACTCATCATCTGTCCAGGCAATGCCTTCGGTGATTCCGGCATTCATCATCATGGTGTAACTGTTGCGAGCAACAAACTGTTCTCCCACTCGGGTGACTAGGGGAATGCCCATCCACAGGGTTTCGAGGGTAGTGGTGGCTCCATTGTAGGGATAGGTATCCAGTACCACATCCGCAATGCCTAAGTTGGCACGATGAACCGCTTCCGTAGGTACTTCTGGTAGAAACCGGAGGCGATCGCACTCTACTCCTTCTTCTTCCGCAATCTGGTTAAAGAACCGTGTGATCGAGTCTTGGTCAGATTCCCCTTTAATCAAAAAGTAGCTATGGGGGACGGCTTTGATAATTTTCATTTGCAGCCTTGTGGTATCGGGATTCCGCTTGTATCCCCTTTGACTACTGAGATAAACGGTGGCATCGTTGGGAATATCGAGGTGGTCCCGACGTAAGCTCGGTACACCTACTTCAAACCCATCCACAGCAATATAGGTTTGGGGTAAGCGCCAGATTTTCTCGGAATAGTACTGCTGAGCGGAATCCGGTAATACGTAGGGGTCAGCAATAACGTAATCAATGGCAGGTAATCCTGAGGCATCCCACCCTAGCCACGTGACTTGTACTGGTGCCAGTTTCAGGGCCATGACTGCACAGGTGATATCCAGGGTGATGCTATCGAGGTCAATTAAAATATCCAGTTGATCCTGATAAATCTTTTTAGCTGCTTCTAGAAAATAAATCCCTAATTTTCGAGGATGGTCTACGTGATTGAGATACCACTTTTGGAGGTTATCGTTTACTAGCTTGTAGTCTACAAAATAACCATAAAGTTGAAACCGCTTCCGGTCATGATGCTCAAACAGCCAACGGGCTAGCCAGCCCACAGAATGCTGTTTTAAACAACCTGACAGGTATCCGACTTTTAAGGGTCTAGTAGTTTTTCCTCCCTCCTCAATTTCCCTCTTATTAAGGTTTCCGACTTCCCTGCTCCCTGCTCCCTGCTCCCTGCTCCCTACTCCCTGCTCCCCACTGATAAATTCTACATACCACTCCGCTTTTTCCTCGGTATAACCACGAATATTCCTTTGGAACAGCTCAGCAATTTGATTCAAAATTGGTCTAAAATGACTCGGCTTGTCGTGAACATGAGCCAGAGAAAAGAATGGGGTAAGCAGACGCAAAGTCTCAACATCAGACAAGTTAGCTGGTTGTTCCTTAATTAGTGAAACCAGCAGTGATTCTAGGGTCTGGCAAGCCGCAGAAACCTCCTGCCAATAGCCTCCGGCATTCATTATCCCCCGTAATACCAGCTGAATTCCAGATATTTGGTCTGGTAAGGATTCCGATAAGGAATAGCACAACTTAGCGGTTTCTATGCCCTGGTCATAATTACCAGCATCTTGATAAAAGGTAGCGAGATGTCGTACGATTTCTATATGCTCAGGATCTAAACAGCGATAACATTCCAAAAAACCAGCAGCGATGGTTGGTTGCTTTAAGGTATGACCAATTTTCATCGAGGCTGACAGCAATGGCCAGAACCAAACCTCAGGATTGGGCAGGTAAGCTAAGCAAGCTTCAGTGAATGCTAGGGAGGCTGGATGCAATGGTTCGGCGTCTAATATCTGCTCCAAAACCTCTTTTAATAATTGCTGATTACATTCTGGGCTTGGGTGGGTTTGTAGCAGTGAAATCACCCCCAACTCGGTCAAGTCATCACCCCTAAAGCTTTCTAGCTTAATGCTTAGGGCAATAATTTCCAAGAGATTAGTCAGGTTCGTGGGGCAAATTTCCCGCATATGCTGGCGGATTGCCCAGGCTACGGCATCATCCCCTAACCCCTGCCGTCGTTCAGCTTCCCTTTGCAACACCTGGAGCAGTTCCTCGCTCCAACTCTCTAATTGCTCTGACTCAGCCTCCGCCATCACCAGCAGCCAAGTAGTTTGGGCTTCTGTTTCTTGACCCTGCAATAGGAACAGTAATCCTAAATGCCAGTAGTAGGCGATGACATCCGGTTCCGCTTCAATGGCTTGTTCGTATAAGGTTGCGGCCTTACTGTAGTCCCCCTGGATTAGATATTGCTCAGCTTGTTGCTGCCAGTTAGTCATATTTTTTGGCTATTTAAATTAAATAAATCACCCCATTTTCTAATACTATTGAAATTCTGATTAACGTAATTGTCCACTTAAGTATCTACAGAAAACAAAGTGGGTAGAAGGTTCTACCCACTCTAACTAAATACCTAATTTTGGGTGATTAAAACTGTTGTCACCAAGGTTTTATATTAAGTATCAACCACCTTATAACTGCTTCCATTCCTTTTCGTCGCCGCACGTGGGATTTTCGCCATCAAGAGAAACATCTGCATCCACACCCTTTGCACCTCCAATTCCCACAGCTTTTCTAGCTTCACACAATACAGCCAAGGTGGTTGCCTCACTGGTCTTTTCTATCTTACCTAAGGCTACTGCACCTTGATATGACTTAAGGGAAGATTCAACATCAATTGCAGTAGAACCGTCCTTCTGCTCTCTTGGGTCTGCATAGTTAGAGACGCTTGATTTCGTGCCACCTCCTGGCTTTAAACCGTAAACGTAGTTCTTAGTATCTGTGGCAACGCCAAGACCTAACTCACTAAAATTATCAATTTCAGTTACAAAATTACCGTTTTCCAAGTAGTAGGCTTGCTGAGATCTATTCATGGAACCGACATAGGTTTTAGCTTCCGACTGCTTGGCTTTATTAGCTTGGTTCAAGAAAGAAGGCAGAGCAATGGCGGATAGAATTCCAATAATGATGATTACAACCAGTAGTTCAATTAGAGTAAAACCTTCGTCTTGCTTCTTCTGGGTCAGGTGCTGAAGCAGTTTAACTTTTAGATCAGTTTTCATAAGTCTTTCCAGAGGTGCGGGATGCTGATTTGTTCTGTCCTAGACTTAACTTACCCACTTGCTTTGATTTTCATATCATCTAGCGGGAAAAAAATTTTAGGGAGTCGGGAGTCGGGTGTGGGGTGTGGGGTGTGGGGTGTGGGGTGTGGGGTGTGGGGTGTGGGGAATTGGGAGTAGATGTAGGGTGGGCAGTGCATCAGCAAGATAATCTCACAAAGCCATAGTCAAAGTAAGCACTGCCCACCAGCAACAGATGAATCGGTAAGTAGATGTAGGGTGGGCAGTGGAGCATAGAGATAATATCAGCAAGCCATAGTCCCAGTAAGCACTGCCCACCAGCTGCCCACCAGCAACAGATGAATCGGTAAGTAGATGTAGGGTGGGCAGTAGAGCATAGAGATAAGATCAGCAAGCCATAGTCCCAGAGTAGATGTAGGGTGGGCAGTGCATCAGACAGATTAGATCACAAAGTCATAGTCATTGTAAGCACTGCCCACCAGCTGCCCACCAGCAACAGATGAATCGGTAAGTAGATGTAGGGTGGGCAGTAGAGCATAGAAATAAGATCAGCAAGCCATAGTCCCAGAGTAGATGTAGGGTGGGCAGTGCATCAGCAAGATAATCTCACAAAGCCATAGTCAAAGTAAGCACTGCCCACCAGTGCGATCGCAAACCCCACATCAACCGGTAATGGTGGGCAAAATGCTATGATCTAGCACTACTCCAAACCACCAAAGTGTTTTTGCCCACCCTACAAGCTGCTCATTCCATGGGTACGCAAATCTCAAATCAACCACAGATGTAGGGTGGGCAGTGCATCAGCAAGATAATCTCACAAAGCCATAGTCATTGTAAGCACTGCCCACCAGTGCGATCGCAAACCCCACATCAACCGGTAATGGTGGGCAAAATGCTATGATCTAGCACTACTCCAAACCACCAAAGTGTTTTTGCCCACCCTACAAGCTGCTCATTCCATGGGTACGCAAATCTCAAATCAACCACAGATGTAGGGTGGGCAGTGCATCAGCAAGATCATATCAGCAAGCCATAGTCATTGTAAGCACTGCCCACCAGCAACGGATAAATCAGATCTAGATGTAGGGTGGGCAGTGCATCAGCAAGATCATATCAGCAAGCCATAGTCATTGTAAGCACTGCCCACCAGCAACGAATAAATCAGTGAGCTTTGAATTAGGATGGCTCTAGTAAGGAACTTGTGGGCAGTGGTGGGCAAAATTTCCTTCGCGTTCGCGAAGCGTCGGGCTTTGCCTAAAGCGTGACCAAAGGTCAATGATCTAGACTACTCCAGAGCACCAAAGTGAAATTGCCCACCCTACAAGCTGCTCACTCCATGCGATCGCAAATCTCAAATCAACCACAGATGTAGGGTGGGCAGTGCATCAGCAAGATCATCTCAGCAAGCCATAGTCATTGTAAGCACTGCCCACCAGCAACGGATAAATCAGCGAGCTTTGAATTAGGATGGCTCTAGTAAGGAACTTGTGGGCAGTGGTGGGCAAAATGCTATGATCTAGGACTACTCCAGAGCACCAAAGTGAAATTGCCCACCCTACAAGCTGCTCACTCCATGCGATCGCAAATCTCAAATCAACCACAGATGTAGGGTGGGCAGTGCATCAGCAAGATCATCTCAGCAAGCCATAGTCATTGTAAGCACTGCCCACCAGCAACGGATAAATCAGATCTAGATGTAGGGTGGGCAGTGCATCAGCAAGATCATATCAGCAAGCCATAGTCATTGTAAGCACTGCCCACCAGCAAGGGATGAATCGGTAAGGTTTGAATTAGGATGGCTCTAGTAAGGAACTTGTGGGCAGTGGTGGGCAAAATTTCCTTCGCGTTCGCGAAGCGTCGGGCTTTGCCTAAAGCGTGACCAAAGGTCAAGGATCTAGACTACTGCAAACCACCAAAGTGAAATTGCCCACCCTACAAGCTGCTCATTCCATGCGATCGCAAATCTCAAATCAACCACAGATGTAGGGTCGGCAGTGCATCAGCAAGATCATATCAGCAAGCCATAGTCATTGTAAGCACTGCCCACCAGCAACGGATAAATCAGCAAGGTTTGAATCAGGATGGCTCTAGTAAGGAACTTGTGGGCAGTGGTGGGGAAAATTCTGTGATCATGAACTACTCCAGAGCACCAAAGTGTTTTTGCCCACCCTACAAGCTGACTTTCGGCAAAGCCGACGCTGCGCGAACGCGATCGCAAACCCCACATCAACCGGTAATGGTGGGCAAAATGCTATGATCTAGAACTACTCCAGAGCAGCAAAGTGTTTTTGCCCACCCTACAAGCTGACTTTGCGATGAAGCGTTTCGGCAAAGCCGACGCTACGCGAACGCGAACGCAAACCCCACATCAACCGGTAATGGTGGGCAAAATGCTATGATCTAGAACTACTCCAGAGCAGCAAAGTGTTTTTGCCCACCCTACAAGCTCTATGGTTCAGTCCAACACCACCATCGACGAACAACTCCGCCCGTTTCCAGACCATACCCAATTGCCGGAATCTGATGGAACCTTTGTGAAGAACTTTCAAGAACATCCCCAAAGCATTCTTCTGACTGACTCCATCGAGCCGGTCTTGCAAGAGCTTCACCCAGACAATCGCTATGCCATCGGTCAAGATTGTGGGATTTACTGGCGGGAGACTAACCCCCCGGAAAAAGGTGCAGAAGCCCCAGATTGGTTTTATGTGCCTGACGTGCCCACCCGACTGGATGGCCAGATTAGACGCTCTTATGTGCTGTGGCGAGAATATATCACACCTCTGATTGTCCTAGAGTTTGCATCGGGTACAGGTGCGGAAGAACGGGATCGGACACCGTTGCAAGCCGTAGATGGCACTGTTCAAAAACCAGGGAAATTCTGGGTATACGAGAAAATTATTCGGATTCCCTACTACGGCATCTTTATGATCAATACCGGGGAGTTGGAAGTGTACCACTGGGAAGATGGCACCTATGAGCGCCTGAGTCCCAACGAGCGCAACCACTATCCCATTAATCGAATGAATGTAGAACTAGGGGTGTGGCAAGGTACGTATCTCGGTCTAGCGGAACAACCTTGGTTGCGATGGTGGGATCGAGAGGGAAATTTACTACTGACTGGCAAGGAGCGCGCAGCCTACGCTGAGGATCGGGCAGCGTATGCGGAGGCTCAAGTCCAGCAGGAGCAACAAAAGCGGCAACAGTTGGTAGCCCAATTGAAGGCTCTTAGTCCGGAACAACTTCAGGAACTAGGTATTGATGTGGGACTTTTGGAGTAGGTAATCGGGAATCGGGAATCGGGAATCGGGAATCGGGAATCGGGAATCGGGAATCGGGAGTAGATGTAGGGTGGGCAGTGCATCAGCAAGATCAAATCAGCAAGCCATAGTCTCAGTAAGCACTGCCCACCAGCAAGGGATGAATCAGAGAGGTTTGAATCAGGATGGCGATGGCAATGGGTAGGCATATCTGACATCAACCGGTAATGGTGGTTAAATACAGTGATCATGAACTACTCGAGAGCATAATCGTGAAATTGCCCACCCTACAAGCTCCTATTGATGGGAAGATTCAGGCGCGTACGCAAACCGTCGTGGGAACGTGAACGCAAACCTGACATCAACCGGTAATGGTTGGCAAATACAGTGATCATGAACTACTCGAGAGCATAATCGTGAAATTGCCCACCCTACAAGCTCCTATTGATGGGAAGATTCAGGCGCGTACGCAAACCTTCGTGGGAACGTGAACGCAAACCTGACATCAACCGGTAATGGTGGTTAAATACAGTGATCATGAACTACTCGAGAGCATAATCGTGAAATTGCCCACCCTACAAGCTCCTATTGATGGGAAGATTCAGGGGCGTACGCAAACCTTCGTGGGAACGCGATCGCAAACCTGACATCAACCGGTAATGGTGGTTAAATACAGTGATCATGAACTACTCCAGAGCATAATGGTGAAATTGCCCACCCTACAAGCTCCTATTGATGGGAAGATTCAGCAACCCCATAATTCAACCTTGGCCTTTGGCCACGCTACGCGAACAACCAACTAACCTTCAACCTACTAACCTACAACCTACAACCTACAACCAAATAACCTTCAACCTTCAACTGATAGCTGACCGCTGATAGCTGATAGCTAACCTTCAACCAACACGTATCCATAATTCTCCAATCCCATCAATGCCTCTTTCACCGTATCAAACGCCTTCTGATCAGATATTGACTCCAGTGTTACCGGATCTACTGGGCGCAATCTCTGCCATCGCTCTACTAAAGATGGCATCGACTGAGGGGAATCGAATAGGGGTAATAAACAAGAAGCAACGGCACTGTCTACCAGAGATTGCACTCCACTCACTGGCAGATACCTACTGATTTCAAAAGGCTGTAATTCAGTGATGGCTTTGAGCATGTCTTGTTTCACGTCTAGTATGTTCAGCTGAGGATGGAGATGTACCTTAGCCTTCTGCCAATCGGACAGTGTCCACTCGGAAATGGGAGTAAACGATTGGCCTTGCTCGGGGTGTCCACACCAGAAATCCAGGAGCCGATGAACAGGATGTAATAGCTCAAACAAATGCAGTCGGTCTTCCACAGAAATATCTGGCAAGCTCATAGCTAGAAACACTGGCAAATTGTCTGGTTCCTTGAATAGACTCATTAAATCCCATTGTCGCCAATGGACCATACTGATAAATTCTAGATTAGCGGCTCTTAAGCCAGCGAATAAATCAGGAATGGTGTAGCCTTTATCCCCTTGGAAAAGATAGTTCATTAACACTCTCTCTTTTCCGTCTTCTCCCTCATATTTATGATTCCATGTTTGAGCTTTTAGTTCAACATTATTTTTTAAGGCTTTCATGGT includes:
- the tnpA gene encoding IS200/IS605 family transposase, producing MSTAFRSFAHTVSLIKIHIVFVTKYRHPVITGDIEEDILDLAKSICEKNNCILEDAKADLGTNDHIHLLIDLAPKVSISKLCNTLKTVTSREIRKRYAKELAPYYWKPVFWKRGFSAVSCGGAPLSVLKQYIENQGYDD
- a CDS encoding Uma2 family endonuclease; translation: MVQSNTTIDEQLRPFPDHTQLPESDGTFVKNFQEHPQSILLTDSIEPVLQELHPDNRYAIGQDCGIYWRETNPPEKGAEAPDWFYVPDVPTRLDGQIRRSYVLWREYITPLIVLEFASGTGAEERDRTPLQAVDGTVQKPGKFWVYEKIIRIPYYGIFMINTGELEVYHWEDGTYERLSPNERNHYPINRMNVELGVWQGTYLGLAEQPWLRWWDREGNLLLTGKERAAYAEDRAAYAEAQVQQEQQKRQQLVAQLKALSPEQLQELGIDVGLLE
- a CDS encoding tetratricopeptide repeat protein, with translation MTNWQQQAEQYLIQGDYSKAATLYEQAIEAEPDVIAYYWHLGLLFLLQGQETEAQTTWLLVMAEAESEQLESWSEELLQVLQREAERRQGLGDDAVAWAIRQHMREICPTNLTNLLEIIALSIKLESFRGDDLTELGVISLLQTHPSPECNQQLLKEVLEQILDAEPLHPASLAFTEACLAYLPNPEVWFWPLLSASMKIGHTLKQPTIAAGFLECYRCLDPEHIEIVRHLATFYQDAGNYDQGIETAKLCYSLSESLPDQISGIQLVLRGIMNAGGYWQEVSAACQTLESLLVSLIKEQPANLSDVETLRLLTPFFSLAHVHDKPSHFRPILNQIAELFQRNIRGYTEEKAEWYVEFISGEQGVGSREQGAGSREVGNLNKREIEEGGKTTRPLKVGYLSGCLKQHSVGWLARWLFEHHDRKRFQLYGYFVDYKLVNDNLQKWYLNHVDHPRKLGIYFLEAAKKIYQDQLDILIDLDSITLDITCAVMALKLAPVQVTWLGWDASGLPAIDYVIADPYVLPDSAQQYYSEKIWRLPQTYIAVDGFEVGVPSLRRDHLDIPNDATVYLSSQRGYKRNPDTTRLQMKIIKAVPHSYFLIKGESDQDSITRFFNQIAEEEGVECDRLRFLPEVPTEAVHRANLGIADVVLDTYPYNGATTTLETLWMGIPLVTRVGEQFVARNSYTMMMNAGITEGIAWTDDEYIEWGIRLGKDPALRQQISWKLRQSRQTAPLWNGKEFTREMEKAYEAMWRSRE
- a CDS encoding type IV pilin-like G/H family protein codes for the protein MKTDLKVKLLQHLTQKKQDEGFTLIELLVVIIIIGILSAIALPSFLNQANKAKQSEAKTYVGSMNRSQQAYYLENGNFVTEIDNFSELGLGVATDTKNYVYGLKPGGGTKSSVSNYADPREQKDGSTAIDVESSLKSYQGAVALGKIEKTSEATTLAVLCEARKAVGIGGAKGVDADVSLDGENPTCGDEKEWKQL
- a CDS encoding class I SAM-dependent methyltransferase, encoding MDTNAAELQEKIRQQFDFGPYPRIPIDRSPKKQLSLLYFHNLVTPYYLRNHQVINSDQKVILDAGCGTGYGTLTLAEANPGAKIIGIDISEQSLDLARKRLSHYGFDDAEFHQLSLYDLPSAGWEFDYINCDELLYLFPDPAVALKAMKAVLKPQGIIRSNLHSKHQRHLYFRAQEVFHVMGLFDDNPEDMEIDIALNTMKALKNNVELKAQTWNHKYEGEDGKERVLMNYLFQGDKGYTIPDLFAGLRAANLEFISMVHWRQWDLMSLFKEPDNLPVFLAMSLPDISVEDRLHLFELLHPVHRLLDFWCGHPEQGQSFTPISEWTLSDWQKAKVHLHPQLNILDVKQDMLKAITELQPFEISRYLPVSGVQSLVDSAVASCLLPLFDSPQSMPSLVERWQRLRPVDPVTLESISDQKAFDTVKEALMGLENYGYVLVEG
- a CDS encoding IS200/IS605 family accessory protein TnpB-related protein, whose amino-acid sequence is MKTPTQIIRTDKWRLNATSEQRLLFTETVKVYRRACRYLVGIIYTHWSKFGNLTADQLTPAVEKLMHQTAKRPSVKYPQFNKAFYKFPSYYRRSALAFAAGQVSSFVTRYREWQAGTRKLPNASPPKLNADTGCYPALYKGQCYKLHRFNQVEIKVFNGSDWVWTTVQITGLRERHQVATNKMLSPSLIFNERACHLSVPFSCKPEKRKPEANVTAVDLGINTTATISVVTHSGTVIHRDFIHPGRDIDRRDKRLKSVSMRASKTMGKGGRLHKGFCSKTYQKCQRINNQISHVVSRRIVEIAEKFNSEAIVFENLKAWKPKGGRKRSNLRQRFHGWLKAKIRDFTLEKWAELGGKVIEVVAAYTSKLAYDGSGIVKRDSGNYALATFSSGKQFNADLNGAYNIGARGVLKLVRRNDNEGRFSKSSGRPPRSWACLCDLWAAASPRLA